The Falco biarmicus isolate bFalBia1 chromosome 1, bFalBia1.pri, whole genome shotgun sequence DNA segment CATCGAGAAGGACATTGCGGCTCACATAAAGAAGGTAAATCTTTGCTCATAATGTCCTCCTGAAATCTATGCacatgaaaaatgaagcagGGAGAATGCTGCTGGGCGAGTAGCTCTAGAGAAACAAGTTCTAGAGGCACTAGCTACTCAAGTTGGATTTTGTCTGTAGGCTGGTGTCCTTATGTTCTTTCCCCCACCCTTTAAGCGGGCTTTTCCAGGTCCTtcagttgtttttcttgcagCACCTTCTCCTTTAGCCTTTTCTGCCCCTGTCCCGTTGTCCAGGTgaacagagagcagcagctgactGTCCCTGGGACTGTTGAGCTGGTACAAAACACAGGGGCTCTATGGAGCCTATGTGACAAGTGGCGGGTTGCTGATCTTGTCCTAAGTggctttcccccaccccacatgTAAGGCCAACTGTCCCTGctaacacagaacagaaagttCATAGCTTCCAGGCTCTCAGATTTTCTCTCGACTTCTAGCAGTAGGCTGGTTGAGCTGCAAGTAGGTAGTTGAAGGGTTTGGTTGAGCAGAACACAAACTCTTGCATGCTCTCACAAAAAGTCTCCAGCTGACTGCTGTTTGATACTGTATGTAATCACAGACTGCACCATTTTACTCCTAGTAGATTTGTACACGTGTGTTTACTTGGAAGTCATAGCAGGCTTCTGCCTACAGTGTGTAGGAAGAATGTAGTCTCATGACCTAGTACCAAAGATGTGGCAGAGAATTTTCCATCAAGAGTCCTCTCAACGTCCTTGTTGAAAACAGCTAATGAACCCAATATAATGGCTTCATCTGTAGAGATTCGGAACAAGCAGTGAAGTTCTTAAAAGTTTCTGTTTGAGATCATGGTGTCACTTTTGGGGAAACATATGTTTTAAGCTTATTCCTCCTCAGCtcagaagcacttttttttttttggtctgacTAAGCAGCAGATGAGTTATACAGTGACAGATGATCCTTGCTCTTACAAGCATATGCTGCTCCTTAATTACCTTCTTCCAAAAATGATACTTGTTAACAAGTGACAtatcactggaaaaaatacctTGTAGACAATATTAGTACAATTCTCAAGAAAATACTGAGTTTCTAGTTCTCTTTTCTGTAGGAATTTGACAAGAAATACAATCCCACTTGGCACTGCATTGTGGGAAGGAACTTCGGCAGCTATGTGACTCATGAGACCAAGCACTTCATCTACTTCTACCTCGGCCAAGTTGCTATTCTTCTTTTCAAGTCTGGTTAGAACCATGAACTGTTACTGAAACTTGCACCTGGTTACAGGACTGCACACTAACTCCAAGCAGCCTCCTACCTTCAGCCTTCCTGAGGAAACAGACCTTGATCTTCAGGCCTTTTGTTGTATTGTTAACGGTCAGGGATTTTGCTGTAGCAgctggtattttaattttggttataaaaaaaggttaaaatgtcttccttgtatttattttctttcaaaagattGCTTCTTTGCTAATAAAACCTTGGATCCTTTGTTTactctccctttctgctctcTAAGTGCTTGCATTACCCTCTTTATTCCACTGTGAATGAAGGAGGAACATCCCCACCACCTCCATTCCACCCCTGCAccacaacagcagctgaagccTGAGCTAATCTATGAGTACATCATAGAGACTGAGAACTGTAACTGAGACCAGCAGATTTCCTTGagagaaaagaatgtttttcagttCTTGGTAAGCATATTTTCAGTAGGTACACAATCTCTAGTGCAAACTCTGGTTTTAGATACATGgtgttgcttttctgatttcaaGTGAATTGGTAAGCTAAAAGCAATAGTCTTTTCATCTCTCGATTTTTAAGGAGAGAAAAACTTTCATACTAGTTCATTTCACAGCTGTCACTTTGGGATGTAAGTTTACCttctctagattttttttttccactctatCCCTGTATACTGCTACAGAAGCATCTGTTCTTCAACAGttaaaagaacagaaggaaacgcacagtatttttccttagaCATTATGCATCTAGTACTGACAGATTTCATATGGAGGTGAAAACATCTCattccagaatatttttatgtggtcattcttcagaaaaagatttctttcttaaaaaggaAATCTTACAAAGCTTAAAATACTTACTTAAGTGGAAAAGGTTGATGCAGAGCTGGTTTATTTCACAAGCCTTCCATTtgcctttgaaagaaataaaggaatcATGGGAAAAATCCCCTTAAGTCCACATGACAGCTTAATAAAGATCTAAAAATCCAAGTTACTTCTCACTGGTATGATATCCTCCTTGAAGCTTAGTCAAAAAAAGGAGGCATCTTATTTAAAGACTAGTCAGTCTACTTCTGTAACTATACCACGGGTAAATGAAGTTGCTTTGTTTGTAATGATTGCTCAGTTTTGGCCGCGTGCTTTACATTGCACTTGAAGAGAAATGCAAGTGTAAGAAACACCACACGAATCACTTCATCCAGAGGTTTCttggggcgggggcggggcaaGGCAGCTGATGTTCCTCTGGGTCTGACCTGGCTCTGTTGCACAAGTTCTTAAAACTCCTCTTCAGTCTTGATAGTGTTAAAATGCCACAGCTTTCATATTCCTCAGGAAAATTCCACTTCCTTTGTTTTGCTACACAGTAGACTCACAGTTTGAAACCTGAGTGAATGGCAACAATGCCAGAGTTTAAATTCTGATAATCCACTTTTAAAAAGCCTGCATCTTCTATCATTGCCTTCAGCTCCTCCTGAAAAGTAATAGTTCCATAATTAGAACAACCCGAAGGCTTATAAGCCAGCTGCCTGTGATTATGCTGGAACCCTGTTTTGTGTGTGAGCAAATTCAGAGAAATACTGTCTTACCTGAGGTGGGAAACGACGGATGCTCTCCACAAGATATTGGTAAGATTTCCAGTCACCAGCAATAACCTCACCCAGAACAGGGATAACCTGGAAACTGTACAGATCGTAGAGCCTGCACAGACAGACAGCACAAGCAGATTAATACCAACAAGTTGAAAACTGACCCTCTCCAACACAAATTGATCCCTGTACCACTACTCTGTGGAGTCTGtatctgattttaaaagtgcaCAATGAGGTGGCCTCAAAGTGTCTCTGTCTCTCATTCTGGCCTTGTGACATGGCCATAATGTCACCATGTTCCTACCTGGAAAGAAGAGGGCTGCTGACACGACTAAACTCAAGGCAGAGAAACCTTCCTCCTGGTTTCAGCACACGATAGGCCTCCTGAAGTGCCTGAGACAAAGCAGATATGATAAGTTTGTTCCTGTAGACCAGCATCTGCCTATTATGCCATGTGATGGCAACTCAGTGGTAAACCGAGGAGAGGGAGTAAAGAGAATACTGACTAGCAATCTCCAATATTTACTCGTGAAGCACCCCAAGACAGGCATaacccacccccccatcccaaaacgaacaacaaaaccaaaccacaaacactCTTGCTGTTACATAAATAGATTTACACCAGGCTTTGTGTTGAAACTATGATGTCATGtttgcaatttttcttctttttccctgctctcAGTTGATGAATGTTTGCCAGCAAAGTGCTCGTAATTACAGACCAAACCTAAAAGGGAGAGGGTGACTCAGCtacaagaagctgaaaatgaaagagggCATGatagattttgtttttttaatcaaaagaaaagattttactCAACTGCGAGGCACACCCAAAGGATCAAAGAAGTGATACTGGATTTTGGATGAGCAATGTGTGAGAatggggggaaggaaagggaagaagaaaacctttGCCTACTTTGAGAATTCCATCCTATatccaaaataaaacacctaAGAAGAACAAAGACAAAAGTCTATTTACAACTGTGTGTTCTTTTATACAAGAGCACAGGAGAGTGGTACTCAAGAACCTCTGCAGGTTATACATCTGCTCGGTTTCAACTGTCATGTTTCTAAGGGATAAAATACAAACAGCACACATACATGATGGGAGCTTTGCAAAAGAACTCAAAGCTTGGATGTGTTTTGTACCAGTCTCCAGGGAGCTATGCTACCAGACCGCTTTATCCATAAAGGCAAGATGCCTGTGCTTTGGAAGGGTGCAGGTGAAGCACTGTGCATACAGTTCAAGGTGGTTTGGATCCAAACGCTACACCTTCCACAGAAGAATCATTGCCCAGGTTGTAACACACTCCTCCAAAACACAAGACAACTAGTCCAGCTAGGCAGGTGATCTACCTTCACCCCCACGACAGCTAGTCATTCTCAAAGGATGTATATTGTTTAGAACAAAGGGTACTACCTACCCTAATTAAAATCATACTTGTTCTTCATGGGAAACTCTACTACCAGCCAGCGTAAAGACACTGAGCAGAAGTGGGCTGAACAGGTTAGGTCAAtggcagtggtggcagcagccagctgcttcCCCCTCTGTGCCCTGGAAGCTCAGCTGGTTCAGGCAGGGAAACCGAATGGGGCAGAAAGTGCAGGACACACTGCGGGTGGGATATAGATCAAATGCTTCAGGAAGATTTGAAACATGCAGACTGACTGCACTGTGCATGTGTAGAACCAGCCATATGATAGGTTAGGAGGAGGTGGTGAATGACTGTAGCATTCAGCCCTTTTTGCCTTAAGAAGAGACTGTGTGGCTTGCCAAGCTGGAAGGATTGGGTGCAACTAGTATAAATCTAACTTTTTATTACACAGGTGGGGCATTTAATAGCATTCTTCATTCAAACAAGTTGCACACTACATGCCActtaatttaaacatttcacTAGACAACAATGTTCCTTTATCCAAAGGAGTTCCTCCTTTGCCGCCTCTGCTAgcataaaaaacccacagatgaATCATAAGGACCCCACGTCAGGATATACTACAGCAACTTACCAAATCAATACGAGTTACATTTCGGATTCCAAAAGCAATTGTGTAAACATCAAACTTATCATCATCAAAGGGCAACTCTTCAGCATTCCCAAGTACCCAGGACAAGCCTGTAGTAAAAGCCAAGGACACAGTATTGAACTCAAGACTCCTCCAGGAAGACTAGAACTTATCTGTTCCAGaaggaaattattattaaaCCCCCTGGTATTTAAAACTAATACTTCTATTTCACAGTTTTGTTGGAGGAAAGACACCTTAGTCTATACTCACAGACTCAAACCTTTCAAGGCTCTATACTACCCAGCCATCTTTTCAAGCCAAAATTCTGCAGATCAGCCAAAACATTCTTATGCATATTGTGCTCACAGTGCCTTAGTCCGCCAAAAAGATTTCTCTCAAATCTTGCATTGTAGTGGAAAGAAACTGGCTGCCGTTTGTAGCAAACTTGCAAAAAGAGAATGTGTGCTCAAAGAATAACTATAAACCATGATTAATGTCTTGCCATGCAACAACGGCCAAACCACCTAAAACATTTTGCTAAAAAGCTTCCATAGACCGAGAAACATGAAAAGCCACACTCCCTCCATTCAGCACTATCAGTACGtgaccttgctgcagctgtggcaaGGCCATATCTGTCTGTGGAGTATGGACGTCCAGGTTATTGgtaccaaaaaataaaactgctcaATTTAGAATTAATAGTTCTTAAAGTCACTGGTTTTGGTGACTCAAATGCAAACCAAgaaaacctaacaaaaaaaaccctcacagaAGTCTTCTGCAACAGAGATCAGTTTCAAAGGCAGTATGCTAGAAAGCAATGTGGAGGAGAgcaaagcacaacagaaaacaacagttgTTCCCAGGCAAcattcaaatttaatttttaaaatatacatatttatagtTGTAGAAAGTATTGTATGAAAAGAAGCATGCAACATTATTAAAGCAGTTATTATCAGTGTTATTTAAATCTAGACAGTCTGAAAAGACACCTGAGAAGTGAGTGTCAAGAAAAGGTTTTGAGCAACTGAAAAACTGTTCTTCAGAATACACTGCAGTAAAATCACAGGCTAGGAGTTTGTAAGGAGATGCATAAAAGGGGCTGTCAGTCTGCAGTACTGTGAGGAACTCGGCACGTGCAGTGCAGCCGCTGCTCCTGCTGGCCAAAATGCACAATCAGCACGTTTCTTTTTACCATGCGCAGCCCCCATTGTTGGTGAATGTATATAGGAATATACTGAAAGGAAACTCTGCCCCttacaattttaagaaaaacaaattttagaCCTCAGACAAGCAAGCTCAGAAACGAGGTTATTACAACAGGGAGGAATCGCATGAAAAGTGATTATGAAATGTGCTGAACAAGGGAGTGAAAAAGAGTAAGTCGTCAGAATTATGGCACAGTGGGGCATAAGCCAACCCAGGCAACAAGACAACAACTGGGCCTCTAAAGCTTTGATGTACAGAGGAAGAAATCTAAAAAACTTAAAAGACTCATTTTGAGAATTTGGTAATTCACAAAAATACCTAAAAAGTGCAGCCAAttaaacaaaatgctttatttatagTAGGTGGGAGGCAGCATCAAGCTTTATTTCAGGTCCTAAGCTACAGTCATAAAGCTTTTATACTTACAATGTTCGTACAGTTCAGGTGTTCCCAAACTGCAATGCGTAAGAGCAGCTCTGAACAGGCTTGCAAGCTGCTCAGTGTGATGCATGCAGTCTGCCAGGGCTGGAAGAACTAACACTTTCACAGTGTtcattctttaaagaaaagggagaggcaggcaggcaatGCCTGAGGTAACCCACCAGCAGGAAGCAAGAGCAGCTGAGAGAACCTATGCCAGCCGTTTATTTTTCAGCCCCTTTGTCCTACTGAGCTGTTTTGTATGTCCTTCATCCCACACAATTTGTAGGCTGAAGCCCTGATGGGGGTGTGGGAGCAGGGCACAGTGAAAGGACATGCAGGGTATCTTGTAATCCACACTGCCCAGGGCATAACTAACGTATAATAACTCAGGCAAACAAGGTTTGGAAACCTCCTGGTATACTTTACattgctaaaatatttgcaaaatatccATAAATGAAGAGAGGATAAGCAACTGTCATACAAATGCTGAGCCACAAGCAGGACTTCTTTCTCTATGTCTTACTTCTTAAAATCAGGCTTTTCAATCAGGATTGGCGTGGTCCCCAACAAATTCTAGATATCAGGAATTAATCCATTGACCTGCAAACTAATATTTAATACAATTCAGTTTCTCTGAGCATTATTAGCATATGCTCCAACTGTGGAAAGTTTCATAGGTTCACAGTATCACGCagttactgcattttttatttgctgcctTGATTCGTAAAACACCTATTGTGAGATCTTTAGTGTAATCATTCTAGGGCTAAGCTCTTTTGCATTATCTGCTTTAGTAAAATCATATTTGGAAGCACAGATATAAACAGCAGGTTTAGATTATTTAACCAGTTTTGAAGGACAGACGGGTATCAGACCTCATGGACACTTCCAGAGGATCATTGTACACCTGAACAACATAGTACATACATACTCACTGGAAAAGGCACTCAACATTGGCAAATAAGCAGACACAGCTATAGCATACACCATGGCTATGTAATATATTGTAATCCTGAAGTGGTGATTACCTGTGGGTATCACATGTCAACTTCTTGCTATCAGGCATGCTACTGAAATGGTACTGTGCATGACTCACCTTCAGAGTAGCCAAGAtgctgtgctttctgcttgccaacttttaacatttctttgttaatgtcacagaccaccacttGGGAATCCCCAAGCGGCTTAAATTTGCCTTCCTGGTAACTCTCAGAAATTTCCTGCCATGATAAATTCTGATGGTGCTTAAGCTTCTGCTGGAGCTGGCGTTCTTGTGCAGAGCGAACATAATTAATAAAACGAAAGGCAATGTCACCTGCATTTGTTTGAAAAGAGAGACACATGTTTTGGAATGTTTACTGACTCCAGGAAATCAGAACAGAAGGCTCTGGACATTGAACAGAGttgattttttatatatatatatatataaactcacacacacacagtacAGAGACAGAGTGCGTGTAATAAAGGGAACATGGTAAAAGCAAAGAGTCCACGACTCCCTACAAATGGAAACAGTTTTCCAATACATATCACGGTAGTACCATAACACTTTGAGAGCCCTGAagcaaaatattacaaaacacaaagaagTTAGTTCTCAATGCTTCTCTGTGAAAATCAAGTAGTTGTTTCACTAGTTTTAAAGACAGGgaactgggggggtggggaaacaacccaaacaaacaaaagctaaGCAACTTAATTCCGAGTAGACTCAAACAGTTCAAAACCAGTGTGGCACTGTCACGTGGAACTCACCAAAATTATTTACCTGTTCCTCCAGCAACATCAAGAAGAAGTGTTCCTGGGGAAGGGTTCATTTTATGCATCAGAATATCCTTCCATACTCGATGAATCCCTAGAGTCATTGAATCATTCATTATATCATATTTCTTGGCCACACTTTCAAAGACCTGGTTAACTGCAAAGAAAGGACATAAGAATGAAATgcaatttactttaaaatgctgctgtagAAGTAAAATGTGTTCTTTATTGCCTCGTAGAGGTCTATCACCAGGTGGAACCGAAAAATACCATCTGAAAACTTAACTAAGGAGTAAGCCTGACAAAAGGCTCTTGGGAGAAATACAGCCTCTTCCCGTTAACCCTTCCGGACCCGAGGGGAAGAATCGAGCTGGTATAACACCGACACTATTTGCCGAGATACCCGGTAACCTCTCAAGCGAGGGGCCCAGCTCTAAGCACGTCCCCAGCACCCCTTCACCCCCACCGCCGATGCGCGCCGGCTGCCCGGGAGCCCCGTCAGCTCCCAGcccgccctgccccgcagcTCCACAGCGgaccccgccgccgccctcacttttctccctcctctccgcCTCCGTCACGGTCTGGAAGCCGAAGTGCATCTCCGGGCCGGTGGCGAGGCCCCGCACGGAGCCGCAGAGCACCCGCAGAGCCCCGCCGCACCGCGCCAGCAGCGCCCGGCACGGGcacagccccgccgccgccatcttgcAAGGGCACGACCtcggccgcccgcccgccgccgcacCGGCGGGGCCCCGGTGCGCGACCCGGCCCCGAGAAACGCGGCGTTCAGGGCCCGCTCCCTCTGCGGGGCGGGCTTATAGCGAGGCCCTACCGGCCCCGGTGCCAGGGGCCTTGGCGCAGCCTCGGGCAGGGGCAAGCTCCGGCCCGAAACAGTCGCCAAACATCGCAGCGCCACCGGCTGCGGGACCCATCCTGGGTACCTGAGGTGACACCTGACTGGGGAAGCGGGGGGAGCACTAACCCAAAACCCACTCAACAACAACCCAACACACTCCACGCAGCATACTGGAgtaattttgcaaataattttccctAAGCTCTTTACtaacccaaaaaaccccaaaccccaacacacTCCACACAGCGTATTTgaatagttttgaaaataatttctgttaatctctttagatttttaattttgcagtttccTGACTAAATTAAAAGTTCTTatgtggggagcaggaggaagggtTGGCTTTTGTGTTCTGATGGACTGGGGGGAGGAGTCAAAGGTTGCCTCCGATTCCCATTAGGAACATTAGTACAAATTAGGGACccttttctgctatttttttgcaaaagctgcCCTGTTTATCACACTATTTGAATCATCCAGAAACTCCGTCAGCTTTGTAGATATAAAGAAGCTACTTAATCATTTGTTACGAGAGATTACATCATGCTGTTAAGAAATCAGACTAGGAACTGCCTTTCCCGAGTAGGAGCTTGTCTCCCTTACCAAGATCTTCCTTCCCTGTTGAGACTGACTAGCGCCATCACCAGACCTTACCGTGATTTTCTCTTATCTGCAATATTAAGCAAAACTTCAGATGTTGCAATTTTGACACATACACCCCCCACAGTCTTCGCAGTAGGATGCCTTGCAAAGCATCACATATGCTTTTGGTTTATCTTGTCTGCCTCAGCTGTAGGGAAAGATGACTTTGCCTACCAGAGACGTGACTGCAAGGGCCTCTCTCATGCTGCAGTCACAGGCCACTGTACAGATACCAACAATCAGTCACGTTCAGACAGCTCAGCCACAAGCAAAGAAAGGGTAAGGTCAAGCAGAGGTTGTGTACCGCCTCTAGGCAAGTGACCCAGGCATGGGCAAGCAGGGTGCTGCACCCTGTCGTGGGCTCGCCCCGGCGGGGGCTCTGGGGTTCCTGGGGCCGCCCCAGAGGCCTCCTCGCTCCCGCCGAGCCCAGGCCTCGGCCTCCATCAGCGCGGCCGCCCGTCGCTATGGGAACGGGTGCCGGCGCGAAGCATGCCGGTCTGAAAGAAACTGCTGCGGTAAAATGCTACGAGAGCGCCGGATCCTGGCCAATGAGCGCTTGGGGGGGTGGTGGCTGTGGCCAATGGCTGGCGGCCAGTACGGAGagggtggggctgggggcgctCGGAGGCGACGGCGGCGCGCGCGGGTCGGTTAAACGGACGCGGCGGCGGA contains these protein-coding regions:
- the LOC130145499 gene encoding dynein light chain 1, cytoplasmic, whose translation is MSDRKAVIKNADMSEEMQQDSVECATQALEKYNIEKDIAAHIKKEFDKKYNPTWHCIVGRNFGSYVTHETKHFIYFYLGQVAILLFKSG
- the COQ5 gene encoding 2-methoxy-6-polyprenyl-1,4-benzoquinol methylase, mitochondrial, with the protein product MAAAGLCPCRALLARCGGALRVLCGSVRGLATGPEMHFGFQTVTEAERREKINQVFESVAKKYDIMNDSMTLGIHRVWKDILMHKMNPSPGTLLLDVAGGTGDIAFRFINYVRSAQERQLQQKLKHHQNLSWQEISESYQEGKFKPLGDSQVVVCDINKEMLKVGKQKAQHLGYSEGLSWVLGNAEELPFDDDKFDVYTIAFGIRNVTRIDLALQEAYRVLKPGGRFLCLEFSRVSSPLLSRLYDLYSFQVIPVLGEVIAGDWKSYQYLVESIRRFPPQEELKAMIEDAGFLKVDYQNLNSGIVAIHSGFKL